A window from Toxoplasma gondii ME49 chromosome IX, whole genome shotgun sequence encodes these proteins:
- the SRS37A gene encoding SAG-related sequence SRS37A (encoded by transcript TGME49_210320~Gene product name based on ToxoDB Community Expert Annotation.~Signal peptide predicted by SignalP 2.0 HMM (probability 0.970) with cleavage site probability 0.548 at residue 26), translated as MGILSRALWALGASISLSFSWELTIAASENPNPQSGVPTCDSNRNGITVDFPEDGMKFQFKCGPAFKTLVPAELENVYEVQAVTSARISWLIVGAGEEVDLETQGHTKKRLSELYAEATLTEAGESDNKVYTLQIPDTSRIQEKKTLRYFCKKAEEQERNAVENYCLVTINVPPKNSGGEGSDRPEEEQETENVVTCTARSGNPKVTVSKENQTVQLICDPRDTSTLNPQNLIEVFDNKDGTCAQIAALSELVPEATRSDKDPDNGAYTVTFPKLPSEKQALCYSCSASGHPGLLRTEPCQIHIEVSAATTATTTMPTTSDAVTRVQAALGQTTAGVLFASIVGVACLA; from the coding sequence ATGGGAATTCTATCGAGAGCTTTGTGGGCTCTTGGGGCTAGTAtcagtctctctttttcatgGGAACTAACAATTGCAGCGTCGGAGAATCCGAATCCTCAGTCGGGCGTGCCAACGTGTGACAGCAATAGAAACGGCATAACAGTTGATTTTCCAGAAGACGGAATGAAATTCCAGTTCAAGTGCGGTCCCGCCTTCAAAACATTGGTCCCGGCTGAACTTGAAAATGTATACGAGGTGCAGGCAGTCACCTCAGCTCGTATCTCTTGGTTAATCGTAGGTGCTGGTGAAGAAGTGGACCTTGAGACACAGGGTCACACCAAAAAGCGTCTGAGTGAATTGTATGCTGAGGCTACCCTGACGGAGGCAGGGGAGTCGGATAACAAGGTCTACACTCTCCAGATCCCCGACACCAGCCGCAttcaggaaaagaaaacccTAAGGTATTTTTGCAAAAAAGCtgaagagcaagagaggaatGCAGTGGAGAATTATTGCCTTGTCACCATTAATGTCCCGCCTAAGAATTCTGGGGGCGAAGGCAGCGATCGtcccgaagaagaacaagaaaccGAGAACGTCGTTACGTGTACAGCACGCAGTGGGAACCCTAAAGTTACTGTTTCCAAGGAGAACCAAACTGTTCAGCTCATCTGCGATCCCCGAGACACGTCCACGCTGAACCCCCAGAACCTCATCGAGGTTTTTGACAACAAGGATGGAACCTGCGCCCAGATAGCTGCTCTCTCAGAACTGGTTCCCGAGGCAACGCGTTCCGATAAAGACCCTGATAATGGAGCGTACACAGTGACCTTCCCCAAGCTACCCTCTGAAAAACAAGCTCTCTGCTACTCGTGTAGCGCATCGGGCCATCCGGGCCTCCTGCGCACTGAGCCATGCCAGATCCATATTGAAGTTTCTGCAGCGACTACCGCCACCACAACGATGCCCACGACTTCAGATGCCGTTACGCGCGTGCAAGCAGCACTTGGCCAAACCACAGCTGGCGTCCTTTTCGCTAGCATTGTGGGCGTTGCATGTCTGGCGTAG